From the genome of Hyperolius riggenbachi isolate aHypRig1 chromosome 9, aHypRig1.pri, whole genome shotgun sequence, one region includes:
- the BATF gene encoding basic leucine zipper transcriptional factor ATF-like translates to MQPDSDSSSSSSPASHTQDSSDGQKKVQRREKNRIAAQKSRQRQTQKADTLHVESENLERVNSALRREIRLLREELKYLTYVLSSHQAACALGAQKLAVPPTFSIDSARL, encoded by the exons atgcagccagactctgacagcagcagcagcagctcccccgCCAGTCACACACAG GACTCCTCAGATGGCCAGAAGAAAGTTCAGAGGAGAGAGAAGAACCGCATTGCAGCCCAGAAAAGCCGCCAACGTCAGACCCAGAAAGCTGACACTTTGCATGTG GAGAGTGAGAACCTGGAGCGTGTGAACTCCGCCCTGCGCAGGGAGATCCGCCTCTTACGGGAAGAGTTGAAATATCTGACTTATGTTCTCAGCAGCCATCAAGCCGCCTGTGCCTTGGGAGCCCAAAAACTGGCAGTGCCCCCCACTTTCAGCATTGACAGCGCCCGCCTCTGA